One region of Arvicola amphibius chromosome 3, mArvAmp1.2, whole genome shotgun sequence genomic DNA includes:
- the Plxnb1 gene encoding plexin-B1 isoform X1 — protein sequence MPVLGPVLLQVLWAGCVFTLQSPLPAAFTANGTHLQHLARDPTSGTLYVGATNFLFQLSPELQLEAVVSTGPVNDSRDCLPPVIPDECPQAQPTNNPNQLLLVSPEALVVCGSVHQGICELRSLGQIGQLLLRPERPGDTQYVAANDPAVSTVGLVAQGLAGEPLLFVGRGYTSRGVGGGIPPITTRALRPPDPQAAFSYEETAKLAVGRLSEYSHHFVSAFVRGASAYFLFLRRDLKAPSRAFRAYASRVCLQDQHYYSYVELPLACQGGRYGLIQAAAVATSMEVARGDVLFAAFSSVAPPTVDWPLSASTGASGTSVLCAFPLDEVDQLANYTRDACYTREGRAENGTKVADIAYDVLSDCAQLPVDTPDAFPCGSDHTPSPMVSCVPLEATPILELPGVQLTAVAVTIEDGHTIAFLGDSQGQLHRVYLGPGGSVAPYSTQSIQPGSAVSRDLTFDGTFEHLYVATQTTLVKVPVAPCAQRLDCDSCLAHRDPYCGWCVLLGRCSRRSECTRGQGPEQWVWSFQSELGCLQVVAVSPANISREEKREVFLSVPGLPSLWPGESYLCYFGDHQSPALLTGSGVMCPSPDPSETPMLQKGADHVSVNVELRFGAVVIANTSISFYDCMAVTEFFPSAPCRACVSSRWGCNWCVWQHLCTHKASCDAGPMVASQQSPLLSLVPPARDVLTPFPPTVPKATVTPTPNTFPAEPRAPSIAPDVLPGARPSRLSLWDPWVGPGPILSPTSTETPVHENPLLPDLPTTPGTIVPAPTDLGPVTTPEDLSASYPFPSDAATVSPVEPGPEALPSSVALDQPPGTAPATTFPGATGSMKPVLDWLMKEGGELPEADEWPGGDAPAFSTSTLLSGDGDSAEREGSPAPLVLLSSLDYQYDTPGLWELGEMSQRVSSCPCVENVQGSLLIPVHVEREVQLRGRNLWLFQDGPQNSECVMELEGLEVAVEAQVECEPPPGAWCHIKCQQQQFSYKALQPELQVGLFLRWAGGLRVDSADGLYVVLYDCSVGHGDCSRCQTAMPQYGCVWCEGEHPRCVAREACHEAETVATQCPAPLIHSVEPLTGPIDGGTRVTIRGSNLGQQVQDVLDMVRVAGVPCSVDAGEYEVSSSLVCITGTSGEEVTGAVAVEVTGRGHSVSEFSFAYQDPKVHSIFPGHGPRAGGTRLTLHGSKLLTGRLEDIRVVIGDQPCHLLLEQQSEQLYCETSPYPMPAVLPVAVWFGTTERTLQHGQFKYTSDPNITSVGPSKSFFSGGREIWVRGQNLDVVQMPRIRVTVVPRTLQPGQGLGQRHHGVPEKFEEPCLVNSSHLIMCRTPALPDPPEDPWVQVEFILDNVVFDFAALSPTPFSYEPDPTLRSLNPEDTTAPFRHKPGSVFSVEGENLDLAMSKEEVVAMIGEGPCVVKTLTRHHLYCEPPVEQPLPQQHASQETPDALPEFTVQMGNLRFSLGHVQYDGESPVAFPVAAQVGLGVGTSLLALGVIVIVLIYRRKSKQALRDYKKVQIQLENLESSVRDRCKKEFTDLMTEMTDLTSDLLGSGIPFLDYKVYAERVFFPGHRESPLHRDLGVPDSRRPTVEQGLGQLSNLLNSKLFLTKFIHTLESQRTFSARDRAYVASLLTVALHGKLEYFTDILRTLLSDLVAQYVAKNPKLMLRRTETVVEKLLTNWMSICLYTFVRDSVGEPLYMLFRGIKHQVDKGPVDSVTGKAKYTLNDNRLLREDVEYRPLTLNALLAVGPGAGEAQGIPVKVLDCDTISQAKEKMLDQLYKGLPLAQRPDSRTLDVEWRSGVAGHLVLSDEDVTSEIQGLWRRLNTLQHYKVPDGATVALVPCLTKHVLRENQDYVPGERTPMLEDVDEGGIRPWHLVKPSEEPEPPRPRRGSLRSGERERAKAIPEIYLTRLLSMKGTLQKFVDDLFQVILSTSRPVPLAVKYFFDLLDEQAQQHGISDQDTIHIWKTNSLPLRFWINIIKNPQFVFDVQTSDNMDAVLLVIAQTFMDACTLADHKLGRDSPINKLLYARDIPRYKQMVERYYTDIRQTVPASDQEMNSVLAELSRNYSGDLGARVALHELYKYINKYYDQIITALEEDGTAQKMQLGYRLQQIAAAVENKVTDL from the exons ATGCCTGTCCTCGGCCCAGTTCTTCTGCAGGTGCTCTGGGCCGGGTGTGTCTTCACCCTACAATCCCCTCTACCAGCTGCTTTTACTGCcaatggcacacacctacaaCACTTGGCAAGGGACCCCACCTCAGGTACCCTTTATGTAGGGGCCACCAACTTCCTGTTCCAGTTGAGCCCTGAGTTGCAGCTGGAAGCCGTGGTGTCCACAGGCCCTGTGAATGACAGCCGAGATTGTCTGCCACCTGTGATACCTGACGAATGTCCCCAAGCCCAACCTACTAACAACCCAAACCAGCTGCTCCTGGTCAGCCCAGAGGCTCTGGTGGTGTGTGGGAGTGTTCACCAGGGCATCTGTGAACTAAGGAGCCTGGGACAGATCGGGCAGCTGCTGCTAAGGCCAGAGCGGCCTGGGGACACCCAGTATGTGGCTGCAAATGACCCTGCAGTTAGCACAGTGGGACTAGTTGCCCAGGGATTGGCAGGGGAGCCGCTCCTGTTTGTGGGGCGGGGGTACACCAGCAGGGGTGTGGGCGGTGGCATTCCTCCTATTACAACCCGGGCCCTGCGACCACCGGACCCCCAAGCTGCCTTCTCTTATGAAGAGACAGCCAAGCTGGCAGTGGGCCGCCTCTCTGAGTACAGCCACCACTTTGTGAGTGCCTTTGTACGTGGGGCCAGTGCCTACTTCCTGTTCCTGCGGCGAGACCTGAAGGCCCCTTCTAGAGCTTTCCGTGCCTACGCATCCCGAGTGTGCCTTCAGGACCAGCACTACTACTCTTATGTGGAGCTGCCCCTGGCCTGCCAAGGTGGGCGCTATGGGTTGATCCAGGCCGCAGCTGTTGCCACATCCATGGAGGTGGCCCGTGGGGATGTGCTCTTTGCTGCCTTCTCCTCCGTGGCTCCTCCCACTGTGGACTGGCCCCTGTCAGCATCTACTGGGGCGTCTGGAACCTCTGTGCTCTGTGCCTTCCCCCTGGACGAGGTAGACCAGCTTGCTAACTATACTCGGGATGCCTGTTACACCCGGGAAGGCCGTGCTGAGAACGGGACCAAGGTGGCTGACATTGCGTATGATGTCCTTTCTGACTGTGCGCAGCTGCCGGTG GATACTCCAGATGCTTTTCCTTGTGGCTCAGACCACACACCCAGCCCCATGGTCAGCTGTGTCCCTTTGGAAGCCACCCCGATTCTGGAGCTGCCAGGGGTTCAACTAACAGCTGTGGCGGTCACCATAGAGGATGGACACACCATCGCTTTCCTGGGTGACAGTCAAGGACAGTTGCATAGG GTCTACTTAGGCCCTGGAGGAAGTGTTGCCCCATACTCTACCCAGAGCATCCAGCCGGGATCTGCCGTGAGCAGAGACCTTACCTTTGATGGTACCTTCGAGCATCTGTATGTAGCAACCCAGACTACT CTTGTGAAGGTTCCTGTGGCCCCTTGTGCTCAGCGTCTGGACTGTGACTCTTGCCTTGCCCACAGGGACCCTTATTGTGGATGGTGTGTGCTCCTGGGCAG ATGCAGTCGCCGGTCGGAGTGCACAAGGGGCCAGGGCCCTGAGCAGTGGGTGTGGAGCTTCCAGTCGGAGCTGGGCTGTCTTCAGGTGGTGGCTGTGAGCCCTGCCAATATCAGTCGCgaggagaagagggag GTTTTCCTGTCGGTGCCAGGCCTGCCGTCTCTTTGGCCAGGGGAATCATACTTGTGCTACTTTGGAGACCATCAGAGCCCTGCTCTCCTGACTGGCTCTGGTGTGATGTGCCCCTCCCCAGACCCTAGTGAGACTCCGATGCTGCAGAAAGGAGCCG ACCATGTCTCCGTGAATGTGGAGCTCAGGTTTGGTGCCGTGGTGATCGCCAACACTTCCATCTCGTTCTATGACTGTATGGCAGTTACTGAGTTTTTCCCGTCTGCGCC GTGTCGGGCCTGTGTGAGCAGCCGCTGGGGGTGCAACTGGTGTGTGTGGcagcacctgtgcacacacaaggcCTCGTGTGACGCCGGGCCTATGGTGGCAAGCCAGCAG AGCCCACTTCTGTCCCTAGTTCCTCCTGCAAGGGATGTACTCACCCCTTTCCCACCCACAGTCCCCAAAGCCACGGTCACCCCTACTCCCAACACCTTCCCAGCAGAGCCTAGGGCTCCCTCCATAGCTCCAGATGTCCTACCTGGGGCCAGGCCTTCCCGGCTCAGCCTCTGGGACCCATGGGTGGGTCCTGGCCCCATACTTTCCCCTACGTCTACAGAGACACCTGTGCATGAGAACCCCCTCCTTCCTGACCTCCCTACCACACCTGGAACCATTGTCCCTGCCCCTACTGACTTGGGACCAGTGACCACACCTGAGGACCTCTCGGCCTCCTACCCATTCCCCTCAGATGCAGCCACAGTGTCCCCTGTAGAGCCTGGCCCTGAGGCCCTGCCTTCCTCCGTGGCTCTGGACCAGCCCCCTGGCACTGCTCCAGCCACCACTTTCCCAGGGGCCACTGGCTCCATGAAGCCTGTTCTGGATTGGCTCATGAAAGAAGGCGGCGAGCTGCCCGAGGCGGATGAGTGGCCGGGTGGTGACGCCCCCGCCTTCTCCACCTCCACACTCCTCTCAGGTGATGGAGACTCAGCAGAGCGCGAGGGCTCTCCTGCCCCCCTCGTCCTCCTGTCCAGCCTCGACTACCAGTACGACACCCCCGGGCTCTGGGAGCTG GGAGAGATGAGTCAGAGGGTGAGCTCCTGCCCCTGTGTGGAGAATGTTCAAGGCTCCTTGCTGATACCGGTCCACGTGGAGCGAGAAGTCCAGCTTCGCGGCAGAAACCTGTGGCTCTTCCAG GATGGCCCGCAGAACAGCGAGTGTGTGATGGAGCTGGAGGGCCTCGAGGTGGCGGTTGAGGCCCAGGTCGAGTGTGAGCCACCTCCAGGGGCCTGGTGTCACATCAAGTGCCAACAGCAACAG TTCAGCTATAAGGCTCTGCAGCCGGAGCTCCAGGTGGGGCTGTTCCTGCGCTGGGCAGGTGGCCTGCGTGTGGACAGTGCTGATGGGCTGTACG TGGTACTGTACGACTGCTCTGTGGGACATGGGGACTGCAGCCGCTGCCAAACTGCCATGCCCCAGTAcggctgtgtgtggtgtgagggGGAGCATCCACGTTGTGTGGCCCGGGAAGCCTGTCATGAAGCTGAGACTGTGGCCACTCAGTGCCCTGCGCCTCTCATTCACTCG GTGGAGCCACTGACTGGACCTATAGACGGAGGCACCCGGGTCACCATTAGGGGCTCCAACCTGGGCCAGCAGGTACAGGATGTGCTGGACATGGTCAGAGTGGCTGGAGTGCCCTgttctgtggatgctggggaatACGAGGTCTCCAGCAG TCTTGTGTGCATCACCGGGACCAGTGGGGAGGAAGTGACTGGCGCTGTAGCAGTGGAGGTGACTGGCAGAGGACACAGTGTCTCAGAGTTCAGCTTTGCCTACCAG GATCCAAAAGTACACTCCATCTTCCCAGGCCACGGCCCCAGAGCCGGGGGTACCCGCCTCACCCTTCATGGTTCTAAGCTCCTGACTGGGAGGCTAGAGGACATCCGTGTGGTGATTGGTGACCAGCCTTGCCACTT GCTCCTGGAGCAGCAGTCGGAGCAGCTGTACTGTGAGACCAGCCCATACCCCATGCCTGCTGTGCTGCCAGTGGCTGTCTGGTTTGGGACCACTGAGCGGACGCTGCAACACGGCCAATTCAAGTACACATCGGACCCGAACATCACCTCTGTGGGCCCCTCCAAGAGCTTCTTCAG CGGAGGACGTGAGATATGGGTCCGTGGCCAGAACCTGGATGTGGTGCAGATGCCAAGAATCCGAGTAACTGTGGTCCCGAGAACGCTGCAACCTGGCCAGGGGCTTGGACAGAGGCATCATGGGGTCCCTGAGAAA TTTGAGGAGCCTTGTCTCGTGAACTCCTCCCATCTTATCATGTGCCGCACACCCGCTCTCCCGGATCCGCCAGAGGACCCCTGGGTCCAGGTGGAGTTTATCCTGGACAACGTGGTCTTCGACTTTGCCGCACTGAGCCCTACCCCCTTCTCCTATGAGCCTGACCCCACTTTACGTTCTCTGAACCCCGAGGACACCACTGCACCCTTCCGGCACAAGCCAGGGAGCGTGTTCTCTGTGGAG GGGGAGAATCTGGACCTCGCCATGTCTAAGGAGGAGGTGGTGGCCATGATAGGAGAAGGCCCCTGTGTGGTGAAGACACTCACCCGGCACCACCTGTACTGTGAGCCCCCTGTGGAGCAGCCCCTGCCGCAGCAGCATGCCTCCCAGGAGACACCAGATGCTTTGCCTGAGTTCACG GTACAGATGGGGAACCTGCGCTTCTCCCTGGGTCATGTGCAGTATGATGGCGAGAGCCCTGTGGCTTTTCCTGTGGCAGCCCAAGTGGGCTTGGGAGTGGGCACATCTCTCCTGGCTCTGGGTGTCATCGTCATTGTGCTCATTTACAG GAGAAAGAGCAAGCAGGCCCTGAGGGACTATAAGAAAGTGCAGATCCAGCTGGAGAATCTGGAGAGCAGTGTGCGGGACCGCTGTAAGAAGGAGTTTACAG ACCTCATGACTGAGATGACCGATCTCACCAGTGACCTCCTTGGCAGCGGCATCCCCTTCCTTGACTACAAGGTGTATGCAGAGAGGGTCTTCTTCCCAGGGCACCGGGAGTCACCCTTGCACAGGGACCTCGGCGTGCCTGACAGCAGGCGACCCACTGTGGAACAGGGCCTGGGGCAGCTCTCCAACCTGCTTAACAGCAAGCTCTTCCTCACCAAG TTCATCCACACGCTGGAGAGCCAGCGTACCTTCTCCGCTCGGGACCGTGCCTATGTGGCATCTCTGCTCACTGTCGCGCTTCACGGGAAGCTCGAATACTTCACTGACATCCTCCGTACTCTGCTTAGTGACCTGGTGGCCCAATATGTGGCCAAGAACCCCAAGCTGATGCTGCGCAG GACAGAGACTGTGGTGGAGAAGCTGCTCACCAACTGGATGTCCATCTGCCTCTACACCTTTGTGCGG GACTCCGTGGGAGAGCCTCTGTACATGCTCTTCCGAGGGATTAAGCATCAAGTGGACAAGGGTCCTGTGGACAGTGTGACTGGCAAAGCCAAGTACACCCTGAATGACAACCGCCTGCtcagagaggatgtggagtatcGTCCCCTG ACTTTAAATGCTCTTCTGGCTGTGGGCCCTGGGGCAGGAGAGGCCCAGGGTATACCTGTGAAAGTCCTGGACTGTGACACCATCTCTCAGGCCAAGGAGAAGATGCTTGACCAGCTGTATAAGGGACTGCCTCTTGCCCAGCGGCCAGACTCTCGCACCTTGGATGTTG AATGGCGGTCTGGAGTGGCTGGGCACCTCGTCCTTTCTGACGAGGATGTCACTTCTGAGATCCAGGGTCTGTGGAGGCGTCTGAATACCCTGCAGCATTACAag GTCCCAGACGGAGCAACGGTGGCCCTCGTCCCCTGCCTTACAAAGCATGTTCTTAGGGAAAACCAGGATTATGTCCCTGGAGAAC GGACCCCAATGCTAGAGGATGTAGATGAGGGGGGCATCCGGCCCTGGCACCTGGTAAAGCCAAGTGAGGAGCCAGAGCCTCCCAGGCCAAGGAGGGGCAGCCTTCGGAGTGGGGAGCGTGAACGAGCCAAGGCCATTCCTGAGATCTACCTGACACGCCTGCTGTCCATGAAG GGTACACTGCAGAAGTTTGTGGATGACCTGTTCCAGGTGATCCTCAGCACCAGCCGCCCTGTGCCGCTGGCTGTGAAGTACTTCTTTGACTTGCTGGATGAACAGGCTCAGCAGCACGGCATCTCCGACCAGGATACCATCCACATCTGGAAGACCAACAG CCTGCCGTTGAGGTTCTGGATCAACATTATCAAAAACCCACAGTTCGTGTTTGATGTACAGACATCCGATAACATGGACGCCGTGCTCCTCGTCATTGCACAGACCTTCATGGATGCCTGCACCCTGGCCGACCACAAACTGGGCAGG GATTCTCCCATCAACAAACTTCTTTATGCTCGAGATATTCCCCGCTACAAACAGATGGTGGAAAG ATACTATACAGACATCAGACAGACCGTCCCGGCCAGTGACCAAGAGATGAACTCGGTCCTAGCCGAGCTGTCCCGG AACTACTCCGGTGACCTTGGGGCACGCGTGGCTCTGCACGAACTCTACAAGTATATCAACAAATACTATGACCAG atCATCACTGCCCTGGAGGAGGACGGCACTGCCCAGAAGATGCAGCTGGGCTACCGGCTCCAGCAGATCGCTGCTGCCGTGGAAAACAAGGTCACGGATCTATAG